The following is a genomic window from Pectobacterium carotovorum.
TCTGACGATGGATTACTTGACGATGGATTGCTCCAGACGATCGCGGCGCAAACGGCTGGATGCGGGGCGATCCTGCTGGCCTACAGCGGTGGCCTTGACTCTAGCGTGTTGCTGCATCTGCTGATGGCTGAGCGCCAGCGTTCTGGGCTGGCTATTCGCGCGGCTTACATCCATCACGGCTTAAATCTGCTGGCAGATAGCTGGGCTGAACACTGTCGTCAGCAGTGTGAACGCTGGCAGGTGCCGTTTGCCTCGCTGTCGGTGACGGTTGAGACGCAGAACGGTGGTGTTGAAGCGGCGGCCAGAACGGCGCGTTATCAGGCGCTGCAAGCGCATCTGCAAGAGGGGGAAACCCTGCTGACGGCGCAGCATCTTGATGACCAGAGTGAAACTTTTTTACTGGCGCTTAAACGCGGCAGCGGGCCTGCCGGATTGTCTGCAATGGCGGCACACAGTACGCTGGGTCATCATCGTCTCATTCGTCCGCTGCTGGGTTTTTCTCGTTTGCAACTGGAAGCGTATGCGCAGCGGCATCAGCTGCAGTGGATTGAAGATGACAGCAATCAGGATGAGCGTTTCGATCGCAATTTTCTACGTCGCCAGATTTTACCGCGTTTGACGCAGCGCTGGCCGCATTTCTCCTCTGCCGTGGCGCGTAGCGCCGAGCTGTGTGCCGAACAGGAACAGCTGCTGGATGAACTGTTGGAGGAATCATTGCGGGCGTTATGTCAGCCGGATGGGGCGTTGAGTATTGACGGCCTGGTGCCGCTAAGCCCTGTGCGTCGTTTTGCGCTACTGCGTCGCTGGCTGGCGCAGCAGGGGGCGGCCATGCCGGCGCGTGAGCAGCTACAACGACTCTGGGATGAGGTGGCGACGAGCCGCCAGGATGCGGAGCCTGTATTGCAACTGAATCAGCAGCAGATCCGCCGTTTCCGTCAGCATCTCTATCTGTTGCCGCTGATGACGTCGCTACAAGACAGCATTTTGCCGTGGCAGCCGACGTCATGTCCGCTGTCGCTCCCTGATAATCTCGGCACGCTGCTGCTGGCCGATAGTGGGATGGCGGTTCGCGCGCCGGAAAACGGTGAAGCGGTAAGTATTCGCTTTTCGACCCGTGGAACCGTGCATATTGTTGGCCGAGTCCACGGGCGGCAAATCAAGAAACTC
Proteins encoded in this region:
- the tilS gene encoding tRNA lysidine(34) synthetase TilS encodes the protein MRSDVVNGTESDDGLLDDGLLQTIAAQTAGCGAILLAYSGGLDSSVLLHLLMAERQRSGLAIRAAYIHHGLNLLADSWAEHCRQQCERWQVPFASLSVTVETQNGGVEAAARTARYQALQAHLQEGETLLTAQHLDDQSETFLLALKRGSGPAGLSAMAAHSTLGHHRLIRPLLGFSRLQLEAYAQRHQLQWIEDDSNQDERFDRNFLRRQILPRLTQRWPHFSSAVARSAELCAEQEQLLDELLEESLRALCQPDGALSIDGLVPLSPVRRFALLRRWLAQQGAAMPAREQLQRLWDEVATSRQDAEPVLQLNQQQIRRFRQHLYLLPLMTSLQDSILPWQPTSCPLSLPDNLGTLLLADSGMAVRAPENGEAVSIRFSTRGTVHIVGRVHGRQIKKLWQELGVPPWWRDRTPLVFYNEQLIAAVGRFVTREGQVREHQPVWHVVWKK